A stretch of Triticum aestivum cultivar Chinese Spring chromosome 1D, IWGSC CS RefSeq v2.1, whole genome shotgun sequence DNA encodes these proteins:
- the LOC123171087 gene encoding non-specific lipid-transfer protein 1 isoform X2, with the protein MAPAGNRGARAVAPAVLVLALALAPRGASAALTCSTVYNELMPCLGYVQSGGAVPRACCSGIKTLVSRARATPDRRAACACLKTVAAAAAGGPYLGRAAGLPGRCGVQPPFKIDPNVNCNAV; encoded by the exons ATGGCTCCTGCCGGGAACAGGGGCGCCCGCGCGGTCGCGCCGGCGGTGCTGGTGCTGGCGCTGGCGCTGGCGCCGCGGGGCGCGAGCGCGGCGCTGACGTGCTCCACGGTGTACAACGAGCTGATGCCGTGCCTCGGGTACGTGCAGTCGGGCGGGGCGGTGCCGCGGGCGTGCTGCTCGGGGATCAAGACGCTCGTGTCCAGGGCGCGCGCCACGCCCGACCGCCGCGCCGCCTGCGCCTGCCTCAAGACCGTGGCCGCCGCCGCGGCGGGCGGGCCGTACCTCGGCCGCGCCGCGGGGCTGCCCGGCAGGTGCGGCGTCCAGCCGCCCTTCAAGATCGACCCCAACGTCAACTGCAACGC GGTATAA
- the LOC123171087 gene encoding non-specific lipid-transfer protein 1 isoform X1: MAPAGNRGARAVAPAVLVLALALAPRGASAALTCSTVYNELMPCLGYVQSGGAVPRACCSGIKTLVSRARATPDRRAACACLKTVAAAAAGGPYLGRAAGLPGRCGVQPPFKIDPNVNCNAYVTPKPEA, translated from the coding sequence ATGGCTCCTGCCGGGAACAGGGGCGCCCGCGCGGTCGCGCCGGCGGTGCTGGTGCTGGCGCTGGCGCTGGCGCCGCGGGGCGCGAGCGCGGCGCTGACGTGCTCCACGGTGTACAACGAGCTGATGCCGTGCCTCGGGTACGTGCAGTCGGGCGGGGCGGTGCCGCGGGCGTGCTGCTCGGGGATCAAGACGCTCGTGTCCAGGGCGCGCGCCACGCCCGACCGCCGCGCCGCCTGCGCCTGCCTCAAGACCGTGGCCGCCGCCGCGGCGGGCGGGCCGTACCTCGGCCGCGCCGCGGGGCTGCCCGGCAGGTGCGGCGTCCAGCCGCCCTTCAAGATCGACCCCAACGTCAACTGCAACGCGTACGTGACGCCAAAACCCGAGGCATGA